A window from Sceloporus undulatus isolate JIND9_A2432 ecotype Alabama chromosome 8, SceUnd_v1.1, whole genome shotgun sequence encodes these proteins:
- the SPIRE2 gene encoding protein spire homolog 2 isoform X2 — MARRAAPASGGAPSPPREEASSSSSAAQQPGPPFGALSLEEVLKAYEQPVNEEQAWALCFQCCRGIGAPRAEGAAAAAAAGEPREQGARGRWGPAGRLRDPADLLLHKDGTVSARGEYGLAELPLTLTPSAEAQMVQSLGFAIYRALDWGLDENEERELSPELEHLIDLMANSDSEDSGCGTADEGYGGQDEEEEEAVAEGTLRAVRTFSQAMRLCASRLTQPQEAESHYQAVCRALFLETVELKAFLAKIQETKEMLTKLKEEDEELQDRSVADLDNLRNTDWARLWVQLMRELRNGIKLKKVQEKQFNPLPTEYQLTPFEMLMQDIRARNYKLRKVMVDGDIPPKVKKNAHELILDFIRSRPPLRQASERRLRPMPQKQQTLHEKILEEIKQERKLRPVQERYQNQKGFGSVPCLVKACTSNAKSTSCINLSVSDSSTPTQRQRPRVLLKAPTLAEMEEMLTSEEEDSPSSEAMQEPRSNMPLKRDRSFSEQDLAQFQNESGTSQPDLEYLGDNGSEPRPRSGSVPASYHQVPYGASPFPAKQGSLGTVDEKSEAGSGPPPEASLKYLWLQEFSHPVESLALTVEEMINVRRVLVKAEMEKFLHSKELYSSLKKGKICCCCRTKFALFSWPPTCLFCKRSVCASCSLKIKMPSKKLAHIPVYALGFETLPGSLGPKAPPFRKKETFHSLQGTRWRSVEEEFPYIYAHGSVLKDVCSDCSGFVTDVVSSSRKSVDILNTTPCRRSRKTQSLYIPSS; from the exons ATGGCCCGACGGGCAGCCCCGGCCTCAGGAGGAGCCCCCAGCCCCCCGCGGGaagaagcctcctcctcctcctccgcagcccAGCAGCCGGGGCCCCCCTTCGGGGCGCTGTCCCTGGAAGAGGTGCTGAAGGCCTACGAGCAGCCGGTCAACGAGGAGCAAGCCTGGGCCCTCTGCTTCCAGTGCTGCCGGGGCATCGGGGCTCCCAGGGCTGAAggagcagccgcagcagcagcagcaggagagcccCGCGAACAAGGAGCCCGGGGGAGATGGGGCCCCGCCGGACGCCTCCGGGACCCTGCAGACCTCCTCCTCCACAAGGACGGCACCGTCTCGGCCCGAGGGGAGTATGGCCTGGCGG AACTCCCATTGACTTTGACGCCGTCTGCAGAAGCGCAA ATGGTGCAGTCACTGGGCTTTGCAATCTACAGAGCCTTGGATTGGGGCCTGGATGAAAATGAAGAGAGGGAACTCAGCCCTGAACTGGAGCACCTCATTGACTTGATGGCTAACAGTGACTCAGAGGACAGCGGCTGCGGCACAGCAGATGAAGGCTATGGAGggcaggacgaggaggaggaagaagctgtGGCAGAAGGGACCCTGCGGGCTGTGCGCACTTTCAGCCAGGCCATGCGCCTCTGTGCATCACGGCTCACCCAGCCCCAGGAAGCTGAGTCCCATTACCAGGCAGTCTGCCGAGCTCTGTTCCTTGAGACAGTGGAGCTGAAGGCCTTCCTGGCCAAGATCCAGGAGACCAAGGAG ATGCTGACGAAGCtgaaggaggaagatgaggaactGCAGGACCGGTCGGTGGCAGACCTGGACAACCTGAGGAACACAGATTGG GCTCGGCTCTGGGTCCAGCTCATGAGGGAGCTCCGGAATGGGATCAAGCTGAAGAAGGTGCAGGAGAAGCAGTTCAACCCCTTGCCCACTGAATACCAGCTGACTCCCTTCGAAATGCTGATGCAGGACATCCGGGCACGAAACTATAAGCTCCGCAAGGTCATG GTGGATGGTGACATTCCTCCCAAGGTGAAGAAGAATGCTCATGAGCTCATCCTTGATTTCATAAGATCCCGGCCACCCCTGAGACAG GCTTCAGAACGGAGGCTCCGGCCGATGCCCCAGAAGCAGCAGACACTCCATGAGAAGATTTTGGAGGAGATCAAGCAGGAGCGGAAGCTTCGGCCTGTTCAGGAGCGGTACCAGAATCAGAAAG GATTCGGCTCCGTCCCCTGCCTAGTGAAGGCTTGTACAAGTAACGCCAAGTCCACCTCTTGCATCAACCTCTCCGTTTCAGACTCCAGCACCCCAACCCAACGCCAGAGGCCCCGGGTCTTGCTGAAGGCTCCCACATTAGCAGAGATGGAGGAGATGCTTACCTCTGAA GAGGAAGACTCTCCCAGCTCAGAGGCCATGCAAGAACCCAGGTCAAACATGCCTCTGAAGCGCGACCGCTCCTTCTCAGAGCAGGACCTGGCCCAGTTTCAGAATGAAAGTGGGACCAGTCAGCCTGATTTGGAGTACTTGGGAGACAATGGGTCTGAACCGAGACCCCGCTCAG gttcagtcccagccagctaCCACCAGGTCCCTTATGGTGCCAGTCCTTTCCCGGCTAAACAGGGCTCTCTTGGCACTGTGGATGAAAAATCAGAGGCCGGCTCAGGACCTCCTCCAGAGGCCAGCTTGAAATACCTGTGGCTG CAAGAGTTCAGCCACCCAGTTGAGAGCCTGGCGCTCACCGTGGAGGAGATGATCAACGTGCGGCGAGTGCTAGTGAAAGCCGAGATGGAGAAGTTTTTGCACAGCAAGGAGCTCTACAGCAGCCTGAAGAAAGGGAAG aTCTGTTGCTGCTGCCGGACAAAGTTTGCTCTGTTCTCCTGGCCTCCCACTTGCCTCTTCTGCAAGAG GTCTGTCTGTGCCTCCTGCAGTCTGAAG ATCAAGATGCCTTCGAAGAAACTTGCCCATATCCCTGTCTACGCCCTGGGTTTTGAGACCCTGCCGGGCTCTTTAGGACCCAAGGCACCCCCATTTCGGAAAAAAGAGACTTTCCA CTCCTTGCAGGGCACTCGCTGGCGGAGCGTGGAGGAAGAGTTCCCCTACATTTACGCCCATGGTTCAGTGCTCAAGGACGTTTGCTCCGACTGCTCCGGGTTTGTCACGGACGTGGTCAGCTCCAGCCGGAAGAGCGTGGACATCTTGAACACCACACCGTGCCGGAGGAGCCGCAAGACGCAATCCCTCTACATCCCTTCCAGCTAG
- the SPIRE2 gene encoding protein spire homolog 2 isoform X1 — translation MARRAAPASGGAPSPPREEASSSSSAAQQPGPPFGALSLEEVLKAYEQPVNEEQAWALCFQCCRGIGAPRAEGAAAAAAAGEPREQGARGRWGPAGRLRDPADLLLHKDGTVSARGEYGLAELPLTLTPSAEAQMVQSLGFAIYRALDWGLDENEERELSPELEHLIDLMANSDSEDSGCGTADEGYGGQDEEEEEAVAEGTLRAVRTFSQAMRLCASRLTQPQEAESHYQAVCRALFLETVELKAFLAKIQETKEMLTKLKEEDEELQDRSVADLDNLRNTDWARLWVQLMRELRNGIKLKKVQEKQFNPLPTEYQLTPFEMLMQDIRARNYKLRKVMVDGDIPPKVKKNAHELILDFIRSRPPLRQASERRLRPMPQKQQTLHEKILEEIKQERKLRPVQERYQNQKGFGSVPCLVKACTSNAKSTSCINLSVSDSSTPTQRQRPRVLLKAPTLAEMEEMLTSEEEDSPSSEAMQEPRSNMPLKRDRSFSEQDLAQFQNESGTSQPDLEYLGDNGSEPRPRSGTPTPAWTSMENLGSVPASYHQVPYGASPFPAKQGSLGTVDEKSEAGSGPPPEASLKYLWLQEFSHPVESLALTVEEMINVRRVLVKAEMEKFLHSKELYSSLKKGKICCCCRTKFALFSWPPTCLFCKRSVCASCSLKIKMPSKKLAHIPVYALGFETLPGSLGPKAPPFRKKETFHSLQGTRWRSVEEEFPYIYAHGSVLKDVCSDCSGFVTDVVSSSRKSVDILNTTPCRRSRKTQSLYIPSS, via the exons ATGGCCCGACGGGCAGCCCCGGCCTCAGGAGGAGCCCCCAGCCCCCCGCGGGaagaagcctcctcctcctcctccgcagcccAGCAGCCGGGGCCCCCCTTCGGGGCGCTGTCCCTGGAAGAGGTGCTGAAGGCCTACGAGCAGCCGGTCAACGAGGAGCAAGCCTGGGCCCTCTGCTTCCAGTGCTGCCGGGGCATCGGGGCTCCCAGGGCTGAAggagcagccgcagcagcagcagcaggagagcccCGCGAACAAGGAGCCCGGGGGAGATGGGGCCCCGCCGGACGCCTCCGGGACCCTGCAGACCTCCTCCTCCACAAGGACGGCACCGTCTCGGCCCGAGGGGAGTATGGCCTGGCGG AACTCCCATTGACTTTGACGCCGTCTGCAGAAGCGCAA ATGGTGCAGTCACTGGGCTTTGCAATCTACAGAGCCTTGGATTGGGGCCTGGATGAAAATGAAGAGAGGGAACTCAGCCCTGAACTGGAGCACCTCATTGACTTGATGGCTAACAGTGACTCAGAGGACAGCGGCTGCGGCACAGCAGATGAAGGCTATGGAGggcaggacgaggaggaggaagaagctgtGGCAGAAGGGACCCTGCGGGCTGTGCGCACTTTCAGCCAGGCCATGCGCCTCTGTGCATCACGGCTCACCCAGCCCCAGGAAGCTGAGTCCCATTACCAGGCAGTCTGCCGAGCTCTGTTCCTTGAGACAGTGGAGCTGAAGGCCTTCCTGGCCAAGATCCAGGAGACCAAGGAG ATGCTGACGAAGCtgaaggaggaagatgaggaactGCAGGACCGGTCGGTGGCAGACCTGGACAACCTGAGGAACACAGATTGG GCTCGGCTCTGGGTCCAGCTCATGAGGGAGCTCCGGAATGGGATCAAGCTGAAGAAGGTGCAGGAGAAGCAGTTCAACCCCTTGCCCACTGAATACCAGCTGACTCCCTTCGAAATGCTGATGCAGGACATCCGGGCACGAAACTATAAGCTCCGCAAGGTCATG GTGGATGGTGACATTCCTCCCAAGGTGAAGAAGAATGCTCATGAGCTCATCCTTGATTTCATAAGATCCCGGCCACCCCTGAGACAG GCTTCAGAACGGAGGCTCCGGCCGATGCCCCAGAAGCAGCAGACACTCCATGAGAAGATTTTGGAGGAGATCAAGCAGGAGCGGAAGCTTCGGCCTGTTCAGGAGCGGTACCAGAATCAGAAAG GATTCGGCTCCGTCCCCTGCCTAGTGAAGGCTTGTACAAGTAACGCCAAGTCCACCTCTTGCATCAACCTCTCCGTTTCAGACTCCAGCACCCCAACCCAACGCCAGAGGCCCCGGGTCTTGCTGAAGGCTCCCACATTAGCAGAGATGGAGGAGATGCTTACCTCTGAA GAGGAAGACTCTCCCAGCTCAGAGGCCATGCAAGAACCCAGGTCAAACATGCCTCTGAAGCGCGACCGCTCCTTCTCAGAGCAGGACCTGGCCCAGTTTCAGAATGAAAGTGGGACCAGTCAGCCTGATTTGGAGTACTTGGGAGACAATGGGTCTGAACCGAGACCCCGCTCAGGTACCCCGACCCCTGCATGGACCAGCATGGAGAACCTGG gttcagtcccagccagctaCCACCAGGTCCCTTATGGTGCCAGTCCTTTCCCGGCTAAACAGGGCTCTCTTGGCACTGTGGATGAAAAATCAGAGGCCGGCTCAGGACCTCCTCCAGAGGCCAGCTTGAAATACCTGTGGCTG CAAGAGTTCAGCCACCCAGTTGAGAGCCTGGCGCTCACCGTGGAGGAGATGATCAACGTGCGGCGAGTGCTAGTGAAAGCCGAGATGGAGAAGTTTTTGCACAGCAAGGAGCTCTACAGCAGCCTGAAGAAAGGGAAG aTCTGTTGCTGCTGCCGGACAAAGTTTGCTCTGTTCTCCTGGCCTCCCACTTGCCTCTTCTGCAAGAG GTCTGTCTGTGCCTCCTGCAGTCTGAAG ATCAAGATGCCTTCGAAGAAACTTGCCCATATCCCTGTCTACGCCCTGGGTTTTGAGACCCTGCCGGGCTCTTTAGGACCCAAGGCACCCCCATTTCGGAAAAAAGAGACTTTCCA CTCCTTGCAGGGCACTCGCTGGCGGAGCGTGGAGGAAGAGTTCCCCTACATTTACGCCCATGGTTCAGTGCTCAAGGACGTTTGCTCCGACTGCTCCGGGTTTGTCACGGACGTGGTCAGCTCCAGCCGGAAGAGCGTGGACATCTTGAACACCACACCGTGCCGGAGGAGCCGCAAGACGCAATCCCTCTACATCCCTTCCAGCTAG